In Bacteroidales bacterium, a single window of DNA contains:
- a CDS encoding polysaccharide biosynthesis C-terminal domain-containing protein, translating to MSNVTGLQVFNTLRFVTFLVIAIVFTKIGLSKEQIGLFEISVFIVSITNFFWVTGIIQAFLPLYKGSRSYGDLANEDKRKSPEIFNTYLVLVAFSLFVFTVGKILQEHFSVFGYRGEVPLLNVTLWYLLLSSPANLVEYIYVVRNKSGNTLSYAYITYTIQLIAAILPPILGYGVIWSLRGLVFVSIIRNIWLITLLYNYAKIKISVPYIRELLVIATPLLFSTLISGSAQYIDGVVVSVHFSADKFAVFRFGAKELPFVIMLAAGLSNAMLTEFSSKENIKDTLYMIKRKSLRIMHAMYPLSIGLVIFADPLYKLMFSPEFSRSADIFIVYLLTIISRMLFPHTILMGLKKNRPVLIVAIIEVVINISLSLWLVTHYGAVGVALGTIIAYFIAKITLIIYNYVRMNISPMEYIPVKWYVGYSILLGAVFLLFDRGIVTTWG from the coding sequence GTGAGTAATGTAACGGGATTGCAGGTGTTCAACACCCTGCGGTTTGTCACTTTTCTGGTCATCGCGATTGTTTTTACTAAAATCGGCCTGTCCAAAGAACAGATCGGACTCTTTGAGATTTCGGTCTTCATTGTAAGCATTACCAATTTCTTTTGGGTAACCGGCATTATCCAGGCCTTTCTTCCTCTATATAAAGGAAGCAGATCATACGGAGATCTTGCCAATGAAGATAAGCGAAAATCACCGGAAATATTCAATACATACCTGGTACTGGTAGCTTTCAGTCTTTTTGTGTTTACAGTTGGAAAAATTCTCCAGGAGCACTTCTCTGTATTTGGATACAGGGGTGAAGTACCTCTGCTGAATGTAACCCTTTGGTATCTGCTGTTGAGCAGCCCTGCCAATCTGGTGGAATACATCTATGTGGTCAGGAACAAATCGGGTAATACATTAAGTTATGCCTATATTACCTATACCATTCAGCTTATAGCCGCCATCCTGCCGCCAATACTGGGGTATGGTGTGATCTGGTCGCTCAGGGGCCTGGTTTTTGTATCAATTATCCGGAACATCTGGCTGATTACCCTGCTTTATAATTATGCCAAAATTAAAATATCGGTTCCATATATCAGGGAGCTGCTCGTCATAGCCACTCCTTTGCTTTTCAGCACACTGATAAGCGGGTCGGCACAGTATATTGACGGAGTGGTGGTCTCGGTTCATTTCTCGGCCGATAAATTCGCTGTTTTTCGATTTGGCGCCAAGGAGCTGCCTTTTGTGATCATGCTGGCAGCCGGTCTCAGCAATGCCATGCTGACCGAATTCAGCTCCAAGGAGAACATAAAGGATACCCTTTACATGATCAAGAGAAAATCGCTTCGGATCATGCATGCAATGTATCCCTTATCCATTGGGCTGGTAATATTTGCCGATCCCTTGTACAAACTGATGTTCAGCCCTGAATTTTCCCGCAGTGCCGATATATTTATTGTTTACCTGCTGACGATTATCAGCCGGATGCTTTTCCCCCATACCATATTAATGGGGCTGAAGAAAAACCGGCCGGTATTGATTGTTGCCATAATAGAAGTGGTCATCAACATATCTCTAAGTCTCTGGCTGGTCACTCATTACGGTGCGGTTGGGGTAGCCCTGGGAACCATTATTGCCTATTTCATAGCCAAAATTACACTGATTATTTACAATTATGTACGGATGAACATATCGCCGATGGAATACATACCGGTCAAGTGGTATGTAGGCTATAGCATACTTTTGGGAGCCGTATTCCTCTTGTTTGACCGGGGGATTGTTACAACTTGGGGGTAG